The Streptomyces sp. NBC_00286 nucleotide sequence TCACTGGGAGAAGTGCTACGCCCCGATCATGGCCGACGTGCTCCGGAGTCTTCGGTTCACGGAGGGATTTCAGGGCGCCGATAGAGCCGACCAATGCGCGGCGGAGGCGGCATCTATTGAGGGATAAGCATGAGCGCCGATACGGAGGGTGAGACTCGGGACAGGCGTACGTGGCACCCCATCGCGCTGGCAGTCGGGATCGGCTGCTACGTGCTCGCCGTGATAGCGGGCATGTCCCTGCTGATGGATCATGCCGGGTTCATGCTCCTGCTTCTCATGTGGATCGTGCACCTTGTGCTGCTCAGCCTGCTGATCCACAAGCTGGGGGCCAAAGAGTCGAGTGAGTATCCGGCGCTGTTCATCGTGATCCTGTCGGTGATCTGCGCGATGGCCACCGACGTGGCGCGCGACAACCTCACCCTTCAGGTGCGCGGCGAGAGGGTCACAGCCACGGTGGCGAAGGAACGGACCACCCCCGCTGCGGGACGCGAAGGTCCCCACTCCCTCTACACCCTTGAGAGACAGAACGGCACTCGGGTCCGAGGGCCGGAGATGAACTTGACATCGGACCCGTACGACGTCGGCCAGGTGTTGACCGTGATCGAGGATCCCGAGGGCGAGCTCGCACCGAGGACACTGGGCGACGTGGACGCCACCGGTGAGCTGATCGGCGCTGGAGCGCTCGCCCTCGCCGCACTCGGCTCCGTCGGCTGGATGACCTGGCGCGGATCCGACACCGCGAAGCGACGAGACGACAGGAAACCGTCGGCCGGGATGCGGAAGGTGTACAAGACCGTCACCCGCAACCACACCACACAGGACGAGCAGGAGGAGAAACTGCGCGAGGCCCTGCGCACGTACCCCGCCGACCGTCGCGGCTACATCAAGGTGCACCCCGAGGACTACCCGGACGTGTCTCAGCGCCGGGCCGCCCGGATCGCCTGGGAGGCGGGCCTGCGCGCGGAGGCGGCGGGCAACCGGGGCTCGGGGCGCTTCAGGGAGACGGTGAACGAGGAAGTCCCGCACGACTGAGCACTCGCTCTCTCCCTTTTGCCACGCTCGACGGCGGCTGGCAGCTCTGGCCGACGGTGGCTTTCAGCGTCATCGTCTACGTGGGCTTCTGGTACACGAACAGGCAGGCCCCCGCGCGTGGTTGAACTCGCGCCTCGATGAGAAGGTCGGCTGAGTCCACGTTTGCGACCCAGCCAACCCCCGGGAGCGGGATCAACTCAGTGGACGTCCGAGCAGGTCAGGTGACACGCTCCGCTGCGTGACCGCCCTTCGCTCCCTGGCCGAGTTCGGCTCCACCGCGGCCATCGGGCCGTTGCGCTGCGGCGCGACGCTCAACGAGATCGCTGCGACGCTCGGACCGCCGTGGGCTATCGGTCGCGTGAGCAAGCGGCGGCGTTGGCCCCATCTGTTCTCCTATGGAGACGCCGAGTTCTGCGTCTGTCGCTGCCGTCGCATCACGCTGATCAGTGTGCAGACTTGGCGCGACGCCATCGAGCTTCCGGTGCCGGGAACGACGACGCTCGCCACGTTCGCCGGGCATCTCACCCTCCATCAAGTTACGGCGGAGCTCGACGCAATCGGCTGCCGCCTGAGTCCCGTGACGCTCCACCAACCGCCCGGACAGCTCGCCCTGCGGGTCGAGGCGACAGGCGTCACGTTTACCTTCTGGACCGAGGACGACTCCGCGTCCCTCCTGAAGGGTGCCGGCCACTGGATCACAAGCCACGAGTGCACACCCCCGGCAACCGACGCTCCAGATGACGGCTTCGGCGAGTGATCGAACCGGCCCGGCCGGTCGACTGATGAAGTGCAACGTCCCGGAGCTTGACAATGAGACCCGCACATTAGCGAGGTGCCCAACAGGCGATCACCGAATCGCTCTCCGGTTCCGGGGTGCCGCTGGGCTGGCACCGGCGTAGGCCCGTATAGAGCGGCAGAGCAGGCTCGCGACGTCTACCGTAGGGACACAATCTCGTCCGGCAGAAGGACAGGAGTCGCCAGCCATGTCACTCGCCCGCGTCCATAACTTCGCCGTCTCGCTCGACGGCTTCGGCACCGGTGAGCCTCAGAGCCGTGACGCGCCGTTCGGCCACGCCGGGGAGCGGCTGCACGAGTGGATGTTCGCCACCGGGTTCTGGCACGAGATGACCCGCCAACCCGGCGGGAGCCGCGGTCTCGACGACGCCTTCGCGCGGCGGTTCGAGCCCGGGATCGGCGCGGAGATCATGGGCGCCGGGAAGTTCGGTTACCCCGGATGGCACGAGGACCCGGAGTGGAAGGGGTGGTGGGGGCCCAACCCGCCCTTCCACACACCCACCTTCATCCTGACCCACCACACCCGCCCGTCGATCGAGATGGAGGGCGGCACGACGTTCCACTTCCTCGACACGTCGCCCGCCAAGGCGCTCGAGGCGGCTCGCGAGGCCGCGGACGGCAAGGACGTACGCATCGGTGGCGGCGCCACCGTGATCCGCGGCTTCCTCGCCGCCGGGCTCATCGACCACATGCACGTCGTGGTGGTCCCGATCCTGCTCGGCCGCGGCTCACGCCTCTGGGACGGACTGGAGGACCTCGAGAAGGACTACGAGGTCGAGGCCACCTCCTCGCCCAGCGGAGTCACGCACCTGACGTTCACCCGGGCAGGGCTCTGAACCGCCTCGGTCATTCTTTGAAGCGCTCCTCAACGCCTGGGACGACGTGGGCCCCGAGTCGCGGGCCTACTGCCTTGCCTGGAACAAGTTCGGGGGCGTCGAGTCACCGGGCTGGATGCGCTGACGTGGCCGAGGGTTGCAGGACGTCTCCGGCAGCGGCGGCACCACAGTCGCCACTGCCGGAAGTCCGGAATCGGCCCGGACGACATGGCCGGTCAACCGGGCGAGGGCGACCTGGACCGGCTGCAGCGGTCGGGCCAGCGAGGTGCAGGCGGCGCCGATTCTCAGTTGGTCCAGACGACCGGGCTGTCGCGGTACGCGTCGCCCTCCTTGAACGCGGCGCCGATGATGGGCGAGCTTTTCGTGGCGCTGAGCGCGCAGGTCTCGTACGACGCACCCTTGGTGGTGAACTCGGTGGGCGCGGCCTCGCGGTCGCACTTGCCCGGAATGTCACCGAACAGTACGACGCCCGTCCCGGCGCCACCTTCCAGCACACCGTCCAGCTTCAGCGACGCGTAGGCCAGGTCGGTGCCGCCGACGTTCTCCACCTTCATCTTGATGAAGTAGGGCGTCATTCCCTTCGCCTTCTCACCGAAGGCGGCCATGTCGGCCTCGGCGCCCTTCTCGATCGCCGTGACGGTTACGGCGATGGTGCCCTTCTTCTCGCTCGTGTACTCGAAGGGCAGGACAGCCCTGTCGCCGACCTTGAGTTCCGTGCCCGGCGCGGCGACGTCACCCTCGGCCGGCGGGGCACTGTCGTCGCCGCTGTCGGCAGCCGGGCTCTCGCTGCTCGGCGCGGACGAGGCCGGGGCCGGGGCTGACGCCGCCGGCGAATCCTGCGCCACCGGCTCTCCCCCGTCGCCGGCGCAGGCCGTAAGCCCGAGCCCCATGGTGGCCAGAGCAGCCGCGAACACGATACGTCCCTTGTGCACTACTACTACCTCACTGGTAACGAGAGCTGTCCGATACGGCAGCTTGGAACAGTCGATGGTTTCCAGAAATGACCGACCACACAGCCGGACATGCCAGAGCGGCTTCATGCGCGCCCGCCACGGCCGGTGTCAGCCCTGTATGACGGGCACAGTAGCCCGGCTCGGTCGCTGAGTGTGCCGGTCGTTTGCCCCACAAGGAACGGCAGCCGCCTCGTCGGCCAGGTGTCTCGCAGCGGTGTCGTCTCCCGCCGCAGCCCGCAGCCCGCAGCCCGCAGCCCGCAGCCGGGCGAGCCTTTCCAGCACACCCGCGAGCAGGTACGGGTAGTCGATGCCCCGGGCCACCTCGACCGCGTGCTCCCCCTGGCCGATCGCGACTCGCAGATCATGGCGGTCGTACAGGCGGTGATCGAGCAGGTCGAGCGACGGCAACTGTAACGGCCGTCGGCTCGTCACCGGCCCGTCAGAGAGGGACGTCGGCCGCATGGGCCACTCGGTCACGCCCCCTTCGGGAACGTCACCTCCACGCGGCGGCCCTCAAGCCGCGTCGGTGCGATGCCCGGTGAAGGTCACCTGGTCGACATCCGACTCGCACCTGACGAGCCTGGCCCTTATCCCGTTGACGTCACGCAGCGTCCTCTGCCGCCTCGGGAACGAGGCTGATCTCGTGGTCCTTCTCCCGGTGATGGACGACCGTGATGGACGCTTC carries:
- a CDS encoding dihydrofolate reductase family protein — its product is MSLARVHNFAVSLDGFGTGEPQSRDAPFGHAGERLHEWMFATGFWHEMTRQPGGSRGLDDAFARRFEPGIGAEIMGAGKFGYPGWHEDPEWKGWWGPNPPFHTPTFILTHHTRPSIEMEGGTTFHFLDTSPAKALEAAREAADGKDVRIGGGATVIRGFLAAGLIDHMHVVVVPILLGRGSRLWDGLEDLEKDYEVEATSSPSGVTHLTFTRAGL